A stretch of DNA from bacterium:
AGGAGGCAAGTGTTTCATTAGAGGGAGATATTACCATTAAAACACTAGAGATGAAAACTGTCCCTAATCTTATGGGAAAAATGCTTGATGAGGCAAAAAACGATATTATTGCTGCTGGTTTGAAGGTAGGCGAAATAAGGGCAGAGGAGAGCGATAAACCAAAAGATGAGGTGCTTTCTCAATATCCCGTTGGAGGAAGTGAGGTTTTGGCTAATACATCCGTCAATCTTGTTATAGCCTTGGAAATCCCTCCCTGTATTGTTCCAGATCTTATTGGAATGCAAAGGGCTGATGCAAAAAAGGCAATAATGGAGGCAGGGCTTACCCTTGGTATGGTTATTGAACAAACAAGCACAAAACCAAAGGATGAGGTTTTAAGGCAAAGACCAAATCCAGGAACAGAGGTCAAAAAGGAAAGCCCGGTTGATCTTTTGATCTCAAGTGGGCCTCCTCCCAAGGTTATTGTCCCAGACCTTATAGGAAGAAGCATTGAGGAGGCAAAGGCTATGCTTGAAGGAATAGGCTTAAAGCTTTCTGAGATAATCTTAAAGAAGGAAAGCGCAATGATTGCGGAAGGAAGGATTGTAGATCAGAACCCAAGTGCAGACAGCGAGGCAGACTTAGGAAGCTTTGTCCAGGTATGGACAGCAATTTCTCCCCTTGCTGTAAAACCCCCAATTCCAACCATTGGGTATCTATTTAGTATTCCTGGTTTATTTGTCTCAGAGATTCCCTATCTCATACTTAATATAACACCCACAACCCCTGGATTATCCCCTTTATTTCTTTCTGTTATGGAAAGGCTAACCAGATTTGACAACCCACCATATACCTTAAACTTTAAGCCACCGGTAATGAGCATGGGTGTAAATAAAATAAATGTTTCTGCCTGGTTTGAGGGTGGAGATAAGGCTTCTCTGGCAATTGAGACACCCTATTATGACTCCCTTCCTCCCAAGATTGTAAGTGTTAAGATTGTAAAGGGAAGTATAATAAGGGTAGTGGTAGAGGACAAGGAATCGGGAATAAAGAATGTAAAGATTGATGGAGAGAGCATTCCTGTAACAGAAGGTATTCAAGAAGAGAGAAAGGAAATAAGTGTTTGGACAAGGGGAACTTACCAAAAAACCATTATTATAGCTAAACATGCTCCAGCAATTATTCCCATAAGGATTGAGGTAGAAGATAATGCAGGAAATAAAAGACAAAGGACAGAGAGAATCCCTGATCTTCCACCCAGTCCTGATCTTATACCAAAGCAATAGAAAAAGGAGTGCAATTTATAGTATCTTCCATCACTTAGTGCAAAAATAGATAGGGGGTTGTGTTTATTTAAGAAATTTTGAATTCTAAATTTTGGATTGAAAAAGGTT
This window harbors:
- a CDS encoding PASTA domain-containing protein, coding for MKKWLVVLCVGFLCPYLWAEIREKKGEITISYIEGEVETLLSGKKDWEKAKLYQKLTMGDRIRTKFSSKAELKLSDGSTINMSENSIMDITELLEKGLTRKSGFKLWMGGIKARFERLKTKDSEAKFYTPTAVMGLRGTTVWLLVDWEGKTRCGFKEGRGYIYSDKEGEKPVNENEEASVSLEGDITIKTLEMKTVPNLMGKMLDEAKNDIIAAGLKVGEIRAEESDKPKDEVLSQYPVGGSEVLANTSVNLVIALEIPPCIVPDLIGMQRADAKKAIMEAGLTLGMVIEQTSTKPKDEVLRQRPNPGTEVKKESPVDLLISSGPPPKVIVPDLIGRSIEEAKAMLEGIGLKLSEIILKKESAMIAEGRIVDQNPSADSEADLGSFVQVWTAISPLAVKPPIPTIGYLFSIPGLFVSEIPYLILNITPTTPGLSPLFLSVMERLTRFDNPPYTLNFKPPVMSMGVNKINVSAWFEGGDKASLAIETPYYDSLPPKIVSVKIVKGSIIRVVVEDKESGIKNVKIDGESIPVTEGIQEERKEISVWTRGTYQKTIIIAKHAPAIIPIRIEVEDNAGNKRQRTERIPDLPPSPDLIPKQ